From the genome of Rhodothermales bacterium, one region includes:
- the folD gene encoding bifunctional methylenetetrahydrofolate dehydrogenase/methenyltetrahydrofolate cyclohydrolase FolD has product MQANIIDGRTIAAAVRAEVGIEVRKWVSEGNRPPYLAVVLVGDDAASASYVRGKAKACAEAGIDSDTLSHPPTIRQDELLDLIERLNTSDDVDGILVQLPLPDHIDEGKVILAIDPDKDVDGFHPMNVGRLVLGHGGFPPATPAGILELLRRTDIEISGKRAIVVGRSNIVGKPLVNMLLQKGVDATVTVCHSRTKELPAVCREADILIAAIGRASFVSAGMVKPGAVVIDVGINRVEDATRPRGYRLVGDVDYDAVAAVAGHITPVPGGVGPMTIAMLLRNTLQAARNGASAAVHPPEPTKQES; this is encoded by the coding sequence GTGCAAGCAAACATCATTGACGGAAGGACCATCGCAGCGGCTGTTCGTGCCGAGGTCGGAATTGAGGTTCGTAAATGGGTGTCGGAGGGTAACAGGCCCCCCTACCTGGCTGTGGTTCTGGTGGGAGATGACGCCGCCTCAGCGTCCTACGTTCGCGGAAAGGCCAAAGCGTGCGCCGAGGCGGGCATCGATAGCGATACGCTGTCGCATCCGCCGACGATCCGGCAGGATGAGTTGCTCGATCTCATTGAGCGCCTCAATACCAGCGACGACGTGGACGGCATCCTCGTGCAGTTGCCCCTCCCCGATCACATCGATGAAGGCAAGGTCATACTGGCTATTGACCCGGACAAGGATGTCGATGGGTTTCATCCCATGAACGTCGGACGGCTTGTCCTTGGGCACGGAGGCTTCCCCCCTGCCACGCCGGCCGGCATCCTGGAATTACTCCGACGTACCGATATAGAGATTTCCGGCAAGCGGGCGATCGTAGTGGGACGTAGCAACATTGTTGGTAAGCCACTGGTAAACATGCTGCTCCAAAAGGGCGTGGATGCCACGGTTACGGTATGCCATAGCCGGACCAAGGAACTCCCGGCAGTCTGTCGCGAGGCGGACATCCTGATCGCGGCGATCGGACGTGCCAGTTTTGTTTCTGCCGGGATGGTAAAGCCTGGCGCGGTCGTGATCGACGTCGGTATCAATCGTGTTGAAGATGCTACCCGGCCCCGGGGGTACCGTCTCGTCGGCGACGTGGACTACGATGCTGTGGCCGCCGTCGCTGGACACATCACGCCGGTCCCTGGTGGCGTCGGCCCCATGACGATCGCGATGTTGCTAAGAAACACACTCCAGGCGGCCAGAAACGGAGCCAGTGCCGCAGTACATCCCCCGGAGCCAACCAAGCAGGAGTCCTAG
- a CDS encoding GNAT family N-acetyltransferase: MGSSLSELVVRRATLREAPVVEGLWTDFLGEAAELDDRLRLSGDAAQRWRADYPEWLQDTTRVLSVAALGNQIVGFVSGHLWGPEPVFEDCMEIFVEYLYVLPSFRRKGIGGEMVRHVVDWGASLGATRVRLKTPARSEGALRFWRSSGAEPAAVELTFEIESSKPARRRQPIGFRGNSR; encoded by the coding sequence ATGGGCAGTTCACTTTCCGAACTGGTGGTCCGTCGCGCGACACTTCGAGAGGCTCCCGTCGTTGAAGGACTCTGGACCGACTTCCTTGGTGAAGCGGCTGAGCTAGATGACCGGCTCAGGCTGAGCGGGGACGCTGCTCAGAGGTGGAGAGCGGACTACCCCGAATGGCTTCAGGATACGACGCGGGTCCTCTCAGTTGCGGCCCTGGGCAATCAAATTGTGGGCTTCGTGTCAGGCCACCTGTGGGGACCGGAGCCCGTGTTTGAGGATTGTATGGAGATTTTCGTTGAATACCTGTACGTCTTGCCGTCATTTCGACGAAAGGGCATCGGCGGCGAGATGGTGCGCCACGTGGTCGATTGGGGCGCGAGTCTAGGGGCAACGCGTGTTCGCCTCAAGACCCCGGCTCGGAGCGAGGGCGCACTGCGATTCTGGCGTAGCTCAGGAGCTGAACCGGCGGCGGTTGAACTGACATTCGAAATTGAAAGTTCGAAGCCAGCAAGGCGAAGACAGCCGATCGGATTTCGTGGGAACTCCCGGTGA
- the asd gene encoding aspartate-semialdehyde dehydrogenase encodes MDEKHSYRVGILGATGAVGQKFVELLAGHPWFQISAVAASERSAGKRYGEAANWLGSSPIPADVATLMVQTCEPTLDCDFVFSGLDSSVAHDIERSFSDAGFPVISNARNHRMREDVPLLIPEVNPDHTRLIRQQQESGKGFIVTNPNCSTVGLVSALKPLHDAFGVKRVIVATMQALSGAGYPGVASLDIVGNVVPYIGGEEEKLETEPQKLLGRMTEDRIRFADIEISAHCNRVPVLDGHTECVSVALSQAPSAAEVADVFGSFESEIDGLHLPFAPRPFIRLLNGDADPQPRRHVGIDGGMPVWIGRLRPCNVLDFRFVVLVHNTVRGAAGGAILNAELLILQGYM; translated from the coding sequence ATGGACGAAAAGCACAGCTATCGCGTCGGAATACTCGGTGCTACGGGGGCTGTCGGCCAGAAGTTTGTTGAACTACTGGCAGGACATCCGTGGTTCCAGATCTCGGCCGTGGCCGCCTCGGAGCGCTCGGCGGGCAAGCGCTACGGTGAGGCGGCGAACTGGCTCGGATCGAGTCCGATACCGGCCGACGTCGCAACCCTGATGGTCCAGACGTGCGAGCCGACTCTCGACTGCGATTTCGTTTTCTCCGGACTGGACTCGTCTGTTGCGCATGACATAGAGCGTTCGTTTTCCGACGCGGGTTTCCCCGTTATCTCGAATGCGCGGAATCACCGAATGCGAGAAGACGTACCGCTTCTGATTCCTGAAGTAAATCCAGATCACACGAGACTCATACGACAGCAGCAGGAGTCGGGCAAAGGGTTTATCGTTACGAATCCGAACTGCTCCACCGTCGGACTGGTCAGTGCGTTGAAGCCACTGCACGATGCCTTCGGCGTCAAGCGAGTGATCGTCGCCACCATGCAGGCGCTATCGGGTGCCGGGTATCCGGGTGTGGCGTCTCTGGATATTGTTGGCAACGTAGTTCCGTACATCGGTGGCGAAGAGGAGAAGCTCGAAACAGAGCCGCAAAAATTGCTTGGCCGGATGACGGAAGATCGTATCCGGTTTGCCGACATCGAGATCAGCGCTCACTGCAATCGTGTTCCGGTCCTGGATGGGCATACCGAGTGTGTCAGCGTGGCGTTGTCGCAGGCGCCATCCGCCGCCGAGGTCGCAGACGTCTTTGGATCTTTTGAGAGTGAGATCGACGGGCTCCACCTGCCGTTTGCACCCCGTCCTTTCATTCGCTTGCTGAACGGTGATGCCGATCCGCAACCCCGACGCCACGTGGGAATAGACGGTGGAATGCCGGTCTGGATCGGTCGTCTTCGTCCCTGCAACGTGCTGGATTTCCGATTTGTTGTACTGGTCCACAACACGGTTCGCGGGGCCGCCGGTGGTGCTATCCTCAATGCTGAACTCCTGATACTGCAGGGGTACATGTAG
- a CDS encoding mechanosensitive ion channel, whose translation MIGIPQQVVQDVASPDSLALSPTASDAGIATADSLLNGKPDPEMVGQLIATGQFSEFGHRVKTLMTDAAAGLVPEIIGAILVFLLLYITYRFVGALLDRLLKRGKRVDQGVQSLLKKTYRIFAFVLIAVMVLAQFGVNITALLAGLSIAGVAIGFAAKDTLENFISGVTILLDKPFAIGDVIEVDGTYGVVEDLTLRSTRVRTVKRQIMVLPNIHMVNQKVINYTMMGAVRVDIDFGVAYKEYPEEARKVVLPLTEGDERLHSAFPPTVVVTSLNDSSVDMQLRVFLEDARLENQIRVEYTEKIRAALRQADIEIPFPHLQLFVDGAKALESSTLFLPPGDPER comes from the coding sequence ATGATCGGAATTCCGCAGCAGGTAGTTCAGGACGTAGCGAGTCCGGATTCGCTTGCATTGAGTCCAACTGCATCCGACGCGGGCATTGCCACCGCCGATTCTCTGCTAAATGGCAAGCCGGATCCAGAGATGGTCGGCCAGCTCATCGCGACAGGCCAGTTCTCCGAATTCGGTCACAGAGTAAAGACCTTGATGACCGACGCGGCCGCCGGACTGGTTCCGGAGATTATTGGTGCGATCCTGGTATTCCTGCTTCTGTATATCACATACCGGTTTGTCGGTGCCTTGCTGGATCGCCTTCTGAAGCGGGGAAAGCGTGTGGACCAGGGAGTTCAATCGCTGCTGAAGAAGACCTATCGCATCTTTGCGTTTGTGCTTATTGCCGTGATGGTTCTCGCCCAGTTTGGCGTGAACATAACCGCCCTGCTGGCGGGTCTGAGCATCGCGGGTGTCGCGATCGGTTTTGCCGCGAAAGATACCCTTGAGAATTTCATATCCGGTGTCACGATCCTTCTCGACAAACCCTTCGCGATCGGTGACGTTATCGAGGTGGACGGGACCTATGGCGTTGTCGAGGACCTCACGCTGCGCTCCACCAGAGTCAGAACGGTCAAGCGTCAAATCATGGTCCTTCCCAACATCCACATGGTCAATCAGAAAGTGATCAATTACACGATGATGGGAGCAGTACGAGTGGACATCGACTTTGGCGTGGCCTACAAGGAGTACCCCGAGGAGGCACGTAAGGTCGTTCTTCCGCTCACCGAGGGCGACGAGCGCCTACATTCTGCGTTTCCACCGACCGTCGTTGTAACGTCACTCAATGACTCGAGTGTGGACATGCAGCTCCGTGTATTTCTCGAGGACGCAAGGTTGGAGAATCAGATCCGCGTCGAATACACCGAGAAGATTCGTGCCGCGCTACGTCAGGCTGATATCGAGATTCCCTTCCCTCACCTTCAGTTGTTCGTGGATGGAGCCAAGGCACTGGAATCTTCGACGCTGTTTCTTCCACCCGGAGATCCCGAGCGTTGA